The genomic DNA GACATCGAGTTTCGCGGGCCGAACCCGATGATGGGGGCCATCTATTTGGCCGCCCTTCGCTGTGCTTCGGTCATGGCTCGCGCGGTGGGGGACGAGAGCACGGCGACGAGCTACCGCGACCTCGAACAGCGCGGGCGACGGCTGCTCGACGAGGAAACCTGGAATGGTGAGTTCTATGTGCAGGCTTTCGAGCGTGCGCGCGAGGAAAAATACCAGGTCGGGGCAGGCTGTCTCTCGGATCAGATGCTCGGCCAGTGGATGGCCCATGTGGTGGGCATGGGCTACGTCCTTCCCCAAGAGCACGTGCGGAGCGCCATCCGATCCGTTTACCGCTACAACTTCAAGGAGACGCTGCGCGACCATTCGAATCCACAACGAATCTTCGCCCTCGGTGACGAAGCCGGACTCCTGCTCTGCTCCTGGCCGCGCGGCAGCCGGCCGCTTCTCCCCTTCGTCTACTCCGACGAGGTCTGGACCGGCATCGAATATCAGGTGGCCGCCCACCTGATCTACGAGGGCATGGTGGACGAAGGCCTCCGCATCGTTCGCGCCGTTCGAAGCCGCTACGACGGGGAGCGGCGCAACCCGTGGAACGAGGTGGAGTGCGGAAATCATTACGCCCGCGCCCTCGCGAGCTGGTCGCTCTTGCTCGCGCTCTCGGGGTTTCGGTACTCCGGGCCCGAACGTGCCATCGCCTTCTCACCGAAGAGCGAGGCGGGACGGTTCGTGACCTTCTGGTCGGCGGGGACGGGTTGGGGTGTCTACGAGCAGGAGAGGAGTCAGACGGCGATCGATGCCTCCTTGAGATACCTCTATGGGGATGCGCTCACGCTCGAGCAGGTCTCGATCTCGGCCAGCCCGGGCTCGGAAAGCATGAACGCGAGAGTGACTCTCACCGGCTCGGAGATTCCCGCGGACACGAGTATCGAGGACGGCGCCTTGCGGATTCGCTTGCGCTCCGCGGTCGAGATTTCGCCCGGAAGCGCGCTTCGTATCGAGGCGACGACATGAATCGGGGGCGCCTCCGCTGAGCGTCCGTCGACCAAACGGAAGCGGGAATTCCCCGATTCGGCCCGAGACTCACCGCGGCTCCTTGCTCTCTCCTGAGCGCGGGCGTGGAAGGAAATCGAACGGCCCTCGCCCTTCGGGTAGCGGCGAACGGTAGGGTTTTCCGGCCGTCTCTCGTTCGAGCTCCCGCTTCACTCTCTCGAGAGTCTCCCCATCGAGCATCAATTCGAGCGCCGTCCTCACGAGGGTTCTCGCGGCAAGCATCATGGCCTCTCGGGCAAGGCGCGATCTTCCCGAGTCGTTCCACGCGCGGCTGTGAGACGGCGTCCCTTCGGGAAAGGCCTGCACCAGAAGGCCGCCTCGCGGCGTCACCCAGCTCGCCTCCGCGGTGTCGTCGCTGATAGGAACGGGCTCATCGGTGAACGACAGCGGGATGTGCCCGTCTCCCAGATTCCGATCGAGGATCTTGGAGAGCTCCCGATTGATGAGCCAATGCCGCGTGGAAGAGAGAACCTGTATCTCGAGCTCGGTCTCCGTCCGAATCGCGACTTTCCGAGCGAGCTCCTCCACGTCGGATCGAATCCGATCGACGGCGGTGCGATCCCGGGCATGGAGGAAATACCAGAGGACCGCCCGCTCGGGGACGACGGAAGGTAACGTGCCACCCTCGAGCAAGACGTGATTCACGACCGCGGGGGCGGGCCAGTCGACGCGCGCCTCGTCGACCGCGGAAGACAGCTGAAGAGCGGACGCCAGGGCGTTTCGTCCTTTCTCCGGGGCGTCGGTGGCGTCGGAAGCGAGACCTCGGAACGAGAAGCGCACCGAGTCCATCGCGAGCCCGCTTCGGCCGATGACGGTGGTCACCGAGGAGGGATGCCAGAAGAGGAGAGCGTCGACGTCGTCGAAGGCTCCGGCGCGAACCATATACACCCCGCCGTGGTAGATCTCTTCGGCCGGCGCGCCATAGAAACGGATGGTTCCCGGGACACCCTGGCTTGCGATCGCTTCACGGAGTGCGAGCGCCGTACCGAGGTCGCCGGCGCCGATCAAGTGGTGCCCGCAGCCGTGCCACGCCGGCTCGTCTCCGGCTCCAGCGAGGGCGTCCAGGAGCGCGACGACGGCGATGACGGGCTTCCCCCTTCCGTACTCGGCGACGAATGCCGTGGGGAGCCCCGCGATCTCGGTTCGAATCTCGAATCCAGCCCGCGCGAGCTCCGACTGGAGATAGGCGGAAGTTCGTATCTCGTGATGGGCCGGCTCGGCCATGTGCCAGAGTCGGTCGGCCACCGAGACGAGGAAGGGCTCGTTCCGCGTTAGCCAATCGCCTGCGAGCTCCTGGGGGCCGGCCTCGCCCCTGACGGCGAGAAAGAGGAGCGCGGCGCAGAGACTAACGTTCCGCTTCGTAGGTGTAGCCGCGGCGAGCATGGACATCGACCCCCCTCTCTCTGACTTTGACCTCGAGCCGGTGCCAGCCTTCCCGAACGGGTTCCGGCGGACTGTACGACAGGATATAGCGGGTCTTCATCTCGGCGAGGATCTCGAGGAAGAGCTCCTGCAGCTTTTCGAAAGACGTGGCTTCGAGGAGCCGCCCCCCACTTTCCTCGGTGAGCTCACGGAGAAGACGCGTG from Vicinamibacteria bacterium includes the following:
- a CDS encoding amidohydrolase, translating into MSMLAAATPTKRNVSLCAALLFLAVRGEAGPQELAGDWLTRNEPFLVSVADRLWHMAEPAHHEIRTSAYLQSELARAGFEIRTEIAGLPTAFVAEYGRGKPVIAVVALLDALAGAGDEPAWHGCGHHLIGAGDLGTALALREAIASQGVPGTIRFYGAPAEEIYHGGVYMVRAGAFDDVDALLFWHPSSVTTVIGRSGLAMDSVRFSFRGLASDATDAPEKGRNALASALQLSSAVDEARVDWPAPAVVNHVLLEGGTLPSVVPERAVLWYFLHARDRTAVDRIRSDVEELARKVAIRTETELEIQVLSSTRHWLINRELSKILDRNLGDGHIPLSFTDEPVPISDDTAEASWVTPRGGLLVQAFPEGTPSHSRAWNDSGRSRLAREAMMLAARTLVRTALELMLDGETLERVKRELERETAGKPYRSPLPEGRGPFDFLPRPRSGESKEPR